In Nitrosarchaeum koreense MY1, one genomic interval encodes:
- a CDS encoding plastocyanin/azurin family copper-binding protein, translating to MNQDNQNIYRTTPARTGKMMVIMLGICIVGGAIFFSMWDYWTSAPAPVVAQMAGESEHDLQPGVATGKHMEVSLKFVESSDFRTLAFNALPGEEGHNPVINANVGDEIVFNVENAGKSFHAFGVTADAEGFAGIVPSSAINSASNPLKPGMTGTSEFIPSKEGTYYYICTVPGHREQGMVGEIIVGAAQAGEAPKAAAAPTGVHHDFNVDFVESSDFRTLAFNALPGEEGHNPEFRVNSGDEVTFSTVNKGKSFHAFGIVSDPENFNNVLWNSAIAAATNPLKPGQDGSVTFTAGAPGTYYYICTVPGHALQGMQGSFIVE from the coding sequence ATGAATCAAGATAATCAAAATATTTACAGAACAACCCCTGCAAGAACTGGAAAAATGATGGTAATCATGTTGGGCATTTGTATTGTTGGCGGTGCAATATTTTTTAGCATGTGGGATTATTGGACTTCTGCTCCAGCACCTGTAGTTGCACAAATGGCGGGAGAATCTGAACATGATCTTCAACCCGGTGTAGCAACTGGAAAACATATGGAAGTATCTTTGAAATTTGTTGAATCATCTGATTTTAGAACATTGGCGTTTAATGCATTACCTGGTGAAGAAGGACACAATCCTGTGATTAATGCAAATGTTGGTGATGAAATTGTCTTCAACGTTGAAAATGCAGGAAAATCATTTCATGCATTTGGTGTAACTGCTGATGCTGAAGGGTTTGCAGGTATCGTCCCATCAAGTGCAATTAATTCTGCATCAAATCCACTTAAACCTGGAATGACAGGTACATCAGAATTTATTCCATCTAAAGAAGGAACTTACTATTACATTTGTACCGTTCCAGGTCATAGAGAACAAGGAATGGTAGGAGAGATTATAGTAGGTGCAGCACAAGCAGGAGAAGCACCAAAGGCCGCTGCAGCTCCAACTGGAGTTCACCATGATTTTAATGTAGACTTTGTTGAATCATCTGATTTCAGAACATTGGCGTTTAATGCATTACCTGGTGAAGAAGGACACAATCCTGAATTCCGTGTAAATTCTGGTGATGAAGTAACTTTCTCTACAGTCAATAAAGGAAAATCATTTCATGCTTTTGGAATAGTTTCAGATCCTGAAAATTTCAATAATGTACTTTGGAATTCTGCCATTGCAGCTGCAACAAATCCATTAAAACCAGGTCAAGATGGTAGTGTTACATTTACTGCGGGTGCACCAGGAACTTACTATTACATTTGTACAGTTCCAGGACATGCATTGCAAGGAATGCAGGGTTCATTCATAGTAGAATAG
- a CDS encoding COX15/CtaA family protein codes for MALQYLALASLIVLYSLMFIGGYVSSAGLGLTCPEWPLCPNGIMPNEEYFIEWTHRLIAATTGALVIATTVGSWINKNAGRKIRFTSTFASTLVVTQITLGALVIDLKLHAVLVAIHLGVGILLFSMVLLTTLFAFRITKKPIESTV; via the coding sequence TTGGCCCTACAATATCTGGCATTAGCATCTCTAATTGTTTTATACTCTCTAATGTTTATTGGAGGATATGTTTCCTCTGCAGGATTAGGTTTAACATGTCCTGAATGGCCATTATGTCCAAATGGAATAATGCCAAATGAAGAATATTTTATTGAATGGACTCATAGATTGATTGCTGCAACTACCGGGGCTCTTGTAATTGCAACTACTGTGGGAAGCTGGATTAACAAAAATGCTGGACGAAAGATACGATTTACTAGCACTTTTGCATCTACACTTGTAGTTACTCAAATCACACTTGGTGCATTAGTAATTGATCTAAAACTACATGCTGTACTTGTTGCAATTCACTTAGGTGTTGGAATATTGTTATTTTCAATGGTTTTACTAACTACCTTATTTGCATTTAGAATTACAAAAAAACCAATAGAGTCTACAGTTTAG
- a CDS encoding SRPBCC family protein, translating to MTIVSKSIDIKTPIENVFTYFARPEHVSDQIKNDAVGMTVIPMDIKEGMGVGTTFRIIGDFNGKRLEWDCETTEFVRNERISAKQISGPFKHWKITNEFKSLGDNLTKVTMSVDYAMPFGPLGAILDKAKFAKSAERGMETALYNVRGLLEGNGSIPVYITLDAYQKLLAEKKKMNDVPVSTALTAILEKYAEIEAKAQN from the coding sequence TTGACTATCGTAAGCAAATCAATCGATATTAAAACACCTATAGAAAACGTATTTACATATTTTGCAAGACCAGAACACGTTTCTGATCAAATCAAAAATGATGCAGTAGGCATGACTGTAATTCCTATGGATATTAAAGAAGGAATGGGTGTGGGAACAACCTTTAGAATAATTGGCGATTTTAATGGTAAACGATTAGAATGGGATTGTGAAACAACTGAATTTGTCAGAAATGAAAGAATATCCGCAAAACAAATTTCAGGACCATTTAAGCACTGGAAAATCACTAATGAATTCAAATCATTGGGTGATAATTTAACCAAAGTAACAATGTCTGTAGATTATGCAATGCCATTTGGTCCATTAGGAGCAATTTTGGATAAAGCAAAGTTTGCAAAATCTGCTGAACGCGGAATGGAAACAGCACTTTACAATGTTAGAGGATTACTTGAAGGAAATGGTTCAATTCCAGTATACATCACATTAGATGCATACCAAAAATTACTTGCCGAAAAGAAAAAAATGAACGACGTTCCAGTTTCAACAGCACTTACTGCAATTCTTGAAAAATATGCAGAAATTGAAGCAAAAGCTCAAAATTAA
- a CDS encoding response regulator, whose amino-acid sequence MTMILIVEDDEELLNLYAEILEINRFSVQTAINGEEAISKYKQIHPDLVVMDGILPNIDGYDAFSQIIEFDKNAKVVLITGYSEFDEKNKLALKQGLISVISKPIGADELLNLAKKYCKNSENKNSTSNQDLERSIS is encoded by the coding sequence ATGACAATGATTTTAATCGTTGAAGATGATGAAGAACTATTAAATTTGTATGCAGAGATACTGGAAATCAATAGATTTAGTGTTCAAACAGCCATTAATGGTGAGGAGGCCATATCAAAATACAAGCAGATACATCCAGATTTAGTAGTGATGGATGGAATCTTGCCAAATATTGATGGTTATGATGCATTTTCTCAAATTATAGAATTCGATAAAAATGCAAAGGTGGTATTAATAACAGGTTATTCTGAATTTGATGAAAAAAATAAACTAGCTCTTAAACAAGGTTTGATTTCTGTAATTTCAAAACCAATTGGAGCAGATGAGTTATTAAACTTGGCAAAAAAATATTGTAAAAATTCAGAGAATAAAAATTCAACATCTAATCAAGATTTAGAAAGATCTATAAGCTAA
- a CDS encoding sensor histidine kinase, translated as MNNLEQKQNKNKKDHNPIIFLTCVLVGITLLYQLRPFLEDSQFILISIPAYTIIPVILILFSFVLTIKLHKQNNFQSKAFVLFTIGVSFWFIAEQIWVIYEDIYDVDPFPSIADIFYVGAYPFFVGFLLLSLKPIKKLITKKIWLFAFLLSLSFVIPSMIGYFNSFDEDEGLDVFSKSVLLLYPIMSGFQLAPAIIGILFMVKKSINYSWMLMLFAFLIYSVSDTFYLFSELNGTYHDGHPVDVMYLYSYILLIFSVYSRIQISNNSDIHSNDIFFNENIKFETITKYGIPLTLMIFSMIVVISMINTFYLNPEEGLSVEYIVFGVIAMLVVFTIIILTINRNLTKFVQMRTTDLEKQRNNLEELIEEKTQAVLKAERLSAIGELSGRLAHDLRNPLSVMKMSVDLIKQHPADAKISDTVITKRLELIEKSIDRISHQVDDVLGYVRNSPLKPTSASLRELILTSIDKVNVPHDVIITVSNTDVIVTCDVVKIDAVFINLIVNAIQAMNQGGTLEINIKTYGDYAVIDFIDSGLGIPEDFINKIFEPLFTTKQKGTGLGLASCKNIIEQHNGSITVKNNPTTFTIKIPKTYDELGRQ; from the coding sequence ATGAATAATTTAGAACAAAAACAGAATAAAAATAAAAAAGACCATAATCCCATCATTTTTCTAACATGCGTTCTAGTGGGAATTACCCTTCTTTATCAACTAAGACCATTTTTAGAAGACTCTCAATTTATCTTGATTTCTATTCCCGCATATACAATTATTCCTGTAATATTGATTTTATTTTCATTTGTTCTTACAATTAAATTACACAAACAGAATAATTTTCAATCAAAGGCATTTGTGCTCTTTACCATAGGTGTTTCATTTTGGTTTATCGCAGAACAGATTTGGGTTATCTATGAAGATATCTATGATGTAGATCCTTTTCCCTCAATTGCTGACATTTTTTATGTAGGTGCATATCCATTTTTTGTTGGATTTCTTTTATTATCATTAAAGCCAATCAAAAAATTAATAACAAAAAAGATTTGGTTATTTGCATTTTTGCTATCACTTTCATTTGTAATTCCGTCTATGATAGGATATTTTAATTCATTTGATGAAGATGAAGGGCTAGATGTTTTTTCCAAATCCGTTTTATTGTTATATCCTATAATGTCTGGATTTCAATTAGCTCCTGCTATTATTGGAATTTTGTTTATGGTAAAAAAAAGTATTAACTATTCATGGATGTTAATGTTGTTTGCATTTCTGATTTACAGTGTCTCTGATACATTCTATCTTTTTTCAGAATTAAATGGCACATATCATGATGGACATCCTGTTGATGTAATGTATCTGTATAGTTATATTCTGTTAATATTTTCTGTTTATAGTCGTATCCAAATTTCCAATAATTCTGATATTCATAGTAATGATATATTTTTTAATGAAAATATAAAATTTGAAACTATTACTAAGTATGGTATTCCGCTGACATTGATGATATTTTCAATGATTGTTGTTATCTCTATGATCAATACATTCTACTTAAATCCTGAAGAGGGATTATCAGTTGAATATATTGTATTTGGAGTTATTGCAATGCTTGTTGTATTTACTATTATAATTCTCACAATTAACAGAAATCTCACAAAATTTGTTCAAATGAGGACTACAGATCTTGAAAAACAACGAAATAATTTAGAAGAGCTAATTGAAGAAAAAACACAAGCAGTACTCAAAGCTGAAAGATTATCTGCTATCGGAGAACTATCTGGTCGTTTAGCACACGATCTAAGAAATCCATTATCTGTAATGAAAATGTCTGTTGATTTGATAAAACAACATCCCGCAGATGCAAAAATTTCTGATACCGTCATTACTAAAAGACTTGAATTAATTGAAAAAAGCATCGATAGAATATCTCATCAAGTAGATGATGTATTAGGATACGTTCGAAATTCTCCCTTAAAGCCCACCTCTGCATCTCTTAGAGAATTAATTTTAACATCAATTGACAAGGTCAACGTGCCACATGATGTTATAATTACTGTCTCAAATACTGATGTAATTGTAACTTGTGATGTAGTGAAAATTGATGCCGTTTTCATTAATCTTATTGTAAATGCAATTCAGGCAATGAATCAGGGAGGTACACTTGAAATAAATATTAAAACATATGGTGATTATGCTGTTATTGATTTTATTGATTCAGGTTTGGGCATTCCTGAAGATTTCATTAATAAAATATTTGAACCTCTATTTACTACAAAACAAAAAGGAACAGGACTGGGTCTAGCTAGCTGTAAAAATATTATTGAACAACACAATGGAAGTATTACTGTAAAAAATAACCCGACTACATTTACAATCAAAATACCAAAAACATATGATGAGTTAGGTAGGCAATAA
- a CDS encoding class I SAM-dependent methyltransferase yields the protein MNYDNEFWDRYAIENESKFNEEFSKFVRDLVVSLRCTSVLEIGCGTGIDLRLFPESLDIFGVDLNDTALDIAKSKKPVINFKKASITDLPFENSSVDFVFTHQLLNYLEDDILEKGISEMYRVSGKYIMNCERYDESEKQINNNSKFRNMQKRWLEYKVKIISNVDMHEEIEPDKSRFTLLRKL from the coding sequence ATGAATTATGATAACGAGTTTTGGGATAGATATGCAATTGAAAACGAATCTAAATTCAATGAAGAATTTTCAAAATTTGTCAGGGATTTGGTAGTTTCATTGCGTTGTACAAGTGTATTAGAGATAGGATGTGGTACTGGAATTGATTTACGATTATTTCCTGAATCATTGGATATTTTTGGTGTTGATTTAAATGATACAGCATTAGATATTGCAAAATCAAAAAAACCAGTGATTAATTTTAAAAAAGCATCAATTACAGATTTGCCTTTTGAAAACTCATCAGTTGATTTTGTATTTACTCATCAGCTATTGAACTATCTTGAAGATGATATTTTAGAGAAAGGCATTTCTGAAATGTATCGAGTATCTGGAAAATACATTATGAACTGTGAAAGATATGATGAATCAGAAAAACAAATCAATAATAATTCTAAATTTAGAAATATGCAAAAAAGATGGCTAGAATATAAAGTAAAAATAATCAGTAATGTGGATATGCATGAAGAAATAGAGCCAGATAAAAGTAGATTTACACTTCTAAGAAAACTTTAG
- a CDS encoding branched-chain amino acid transaminase, with protein sequence MKEIGKIWMNGKLVPFKDAKVHVLTHALHYSTSIFEGIRCYNTPKGSAIFRLEEHVDRLFNSAKLYSMKMQYSKKEITDAIIKTVKDNGLKECYIRPLAYYGFGTMGLTPTPNKVDVSIACWEWNMGEGKAGKFSGAKCKVSSWIKIDSRSQPMQAKAASNYANAALARVEALENGYDEAIMLNINGKVAEGSAENIFIVKDNTIQTPPLSAGGLEGITRDSVIQIIEENGGYVIERDLERGDLYSADEIFMTGTAAEVKSVTQIDKVIIGNAKMGKTTKELQKLFSDVTMGKDERFLPWLTFI encoded by the coding sequence ATGAAGGAAATTGGTAAAATTTGGATGAATGGAAAGTTAGTACCATTCAAAGATGCCAAAGTACATGTACTTACTCATGCCTTACATTATTCAACATCAATCTTTGAAGGGATTAGATGTTATAATACACCAAAAGGATCAGCAATTTTTAGATTAGAAGAACATGTAGATCGATTGTTTAATTCAGCAAAATTATATTCTATGAAGATGCAATATTCAAAAAAAGAGATAACAGATGCAATAATTAAAACAGTAAAAGATAACGGGTTAAAAGAATGCTACATTAGACCATTGGCATACTATGGTTTTGGTACAATGGGCCTTACACCAACTCCAAACAAAGTTGATGTTTCAATTGCTTGTTGGGAATGGAATATGGGAGAAGGAAAGGCTGGAAAATTCTCTGGTGCAAAATGTAAAGTTTCAAGTTGGATAAAGATTGATTCTAGATCACAACCAATGCAGGCAAAAGCAGCTTCAAACTATGCAAATGCTGCACTAGCTAGAGTCGAAGCATTAGAGAATGGGTATGATGAAGCAATAATGCTAAACATAAATGGAAAAGTTGCAGAAGGCAGCGCAGAAAATATTTTCATTGTAAAAGACAATACGATTCAAACTCCCCCACTTTCAGCAGGAGGATTAGAAGGAATTACGCGTGATAGTGTAATCCAAATCATTGAAGAAAATGGAGGATATGTAATAGAAAGAGATCTTGAAAGAGGAGATTTGTATTCTGCAGATGAGATATTTATGACAGGAACAGCTGCTGAAGTAAAATCAGTCACACAAATTGATAAAGTAATAATTGGAAATGCAAAGATGGGAAAGACCACAAAAGAATTACAAAAATTATTTTCAGATGTCACAATGGGAAAAGATGAGAGATTTTTACCGTGGTTGACCTTTATTTAA
- a CDS encoding aspartokinase, with amino-acid sequence MTKLIVAKFGGSAIGIDGISIPLVIDRINDLKKDSKIIAVFSAPLTIQNGKKCSLTDVILEQGRNVESGKKANLDVIKSCYEKIMKFVNSENKEDCQKSIDLFLKKAETALDEALLKKEFANEVRSRSLAFSGEILISHVMNYILRSNGIKSSAVSYDDWPIITDQNIESTNFLASKSRENLGKTAKLVDENEVVVIGGFIGKTPEGVITTYERGGSDRTAADLGILFHKKYETRIDFEKDSSVVSADPKIVESGLTEVDELSYNEARLAGMFGMKILDPIAIKEIVENGVDMPIIVTNMKEPSKNTTIKRVPDSKNGHPIKIVTGKENCAIFKIETNAAQKLLISLEKDKRYSEYIILSPFTKDGVEFSRILFLDADYIKRNEKYFLGFDPLASITYNRGVITLIGDEMWRVQQVASRTSAKIGEVGLNILNMDAQEETSRIIIVIEDSKDSIRKAINVIHQEISKINFI; translated from the coding sequence ATGACAAAGTTAATCGTAGCCAAATTTGGTGGTAGTGCTATCGGTATTGATGGTATTTCAATACCATTAGTTATAGACAGAATTAATGATTTAAAGAAAGATTCCAAAATTATTGCAGTATTTTCAGCACCACTTACAATTCAAAATGGAAAAAAATGTTCGCTTACAGATGTAATCTTAGAGCAGGGAAGAAATGTTGAAAGTGGTAAAAAAGCAAATTTGGATGTCATAAAATCATGTTATGAAAAAATTATGAAATTTGTAAATTCTGAAAATAAAGAAGATTGTCAAAAAAGCATAGATTTGTTCCTAAAAAAAGCTGAAACGGCATTGGATGAGGCATTATTAAAAAAAGAATTTGCAAATGAGGTACGTTCACGATCATTGGCATTTTCAGGAGAAATTCTAATTTCACATGTAATGAATTACATTCTTAGAAGTAACGGGATAAAATCAAGTGCGGTAAGTTATGATGACTGGCCAATAATAACAGATCAGAATATAGAATCAACAAATTTTCTTGCATCCAAATCAAGAGAAAATCTTGGAAAAACAGCTAAACTGGTAGACGAAAATGAGGTAGTTGTAATTGGAGGTTTTATAGGAAAAACTCCGGAGGGAGTAATTACTACGTATGAGCGAGGGGGTTCCGATAGAACTGCAGCTGATCTTGGAATACTGTTTCATAAAAAATATGAAACCAGAATAGATTTTGAAAAAGACAGTTCTGTAGTGTCTGCAGATCCAAAAATTGTTGAAAGCGGGTTGACGGAAGTAGATGAGCTATCATACAATGAGGCAAGACTAGCAGGAATGTTTGGAATGAAAATTTTGGATCCTATTGCAATCAAAGAGATTGTAGAAAACGGAGTGGATATGCCAATTATTGTTACAAATATGAAAGAACCATCAAAAAACACTACAATAAAACGAGTGCCAGATAGCAAAAATGGTCATCCAATCAAGATTGTAACTGGAAAAGAAAATTGTGCAATTTTTAAAATTGAAACAAATGCAGCCCAAAAATTACTAATATCATTAGAAAAAGACAAACGATATAGTGAATACATAATTTTATCGCCATTTACTAAAGATGGTGTGGAATTTTCAAGAATATTATTTTTAGATGCAGATTACATTAAAAGAAATGAAAAATATTTTCTTGGATTTGATCCACTTGCCTCAATAACATACAACCGAGGAGTAATCACACTAATTGGAGATGAGATGTGGCGAGTACAACAGGTAGCATCACGAACTAGTGCAAAGATTGGTGAGGTAGGACTGAACATTTTGAATATGGATGCACAAGAAGAAACTTCAAGAATAATTATCGTTATTGAAGATTCTAAAGATAGTATCAGAAAAGCTATAAACGTGATTCATCAAGAAATATCAAAGATTAATTTTATTTAA
- a CDS encoding glycosyltransferase, with protein sequence MIDLDFFSSPIGLGHVTRDIAIANNFENISTKFITGSSATKILKNLDFKVEDVYIPPSFIIENGKLKNSTRWLWNYYQYYKKCKKISEEIIQKDKPKLIVSDEDFASLTVAQNKKIPTILITDIVQTNFVNGITSFIEKKMNKSMQKIMKNCDTVIIPENGPDEGNIKRVGPIVRQTSFSRDELRKKFSFDKKTIVISIGGTNAGLYLIEKTIELISKIKKDIDIIVVSGPSLSKKFGETVRNFGFVDNLHEIIFAADVIVSLAGKSTIDESKVYGTPGIFIPIKGHFEQEDNAKEEGFVFEDIYKIDELIIEKLEQKRNPVQTSGAINAYSIIKKLMQS encoded by the coding sequence ATGATAGATTTAGATTTTTTTTCTAGTCCAATAGGATTAGGTCATGTTACAAGAGACATAGCAATTGCAAATAATTTTGAAAACATTTCTACTAAATTCATCACAGGAAGTAGTGCTACAAAAATTCTAAAAAATTTAGATTTTAAAGTTGAAGATGTGTATATTCCCCCATCATTCATTATAGAAAATGGAAAGCTAAAAAATTCAACTAGATGGCTTTGGAATTATTATCAATATTATAAAAAATGTAAAAAAATTTCTGAAGAGATCATACAAAAAGATAAACCAAAATTAATTGTAAGTGATGAAGATTTTGCTTCACTTACTGTAGCTCAAAATAAAAAAATACCGACTATCTTGATTACAGATATTGTACAAACTAATTTTGTAAATGGCATAACATCGTTTATTGAAAAAAAGATGAACAAATCTATGCAGAAAATTATGAAAAATTGTGATACTGTGATTATTCCTGAAAATGGACCTGATGAAGGAAATATTAAAAGAGTTGGACCTATTGTAAGACAAACAAGTTTTTCCAGAGATGAACTTCGAAAAAAGTTTTCATTTGATAAAAAAACTATAGTTATTTCGATAGGAGGAACAAATGCTGGCTTGTATCTAATTGAAAAAACAATAGAATTAATTTCAAAAATAAAAAAAGATATTGACATAATAGTAGTTTCAGGCCCATCTTTGAGTAAAAAATTTGGAGAAACTGTAAGAAATTTTGGATTTGTAGATAACCTCCATGAGATAATTTTTGCAGCTGATGTGATAGTATCGCTTGCAGGAAAATCGACTATAGATGAATCAAAAGTGTATGGTACGCCTGGAATCTTTATTCCAATAAAGGGACATTTTGAACAAGAAGATAACGCAAAAGAAGAAGGATTTGTTTTTGAGGATATTTATAAGATTGATGAACTAATCATTGAAAAACTAGAGCAAAAGAGAAATCCAGTACAGACTAGTGGAGCAATTAATGCATACAGCATAATCAAAAAATTGATGCAATCTTGA
- a CDS encoding pyrimidine dimer DNA glycosylase/endonuclease V gives MRIWDISPSKLCRNHLLGEHRELHAMWVVITENKKGYSLHPETLRWNGKLKAMYLRHDELVSEMTKRGYNHKSPLDKKKATGISVQNDYVDSVKEQIHILKKKGCSCNI, from the coding sequence ATGAGAATTTGGGATATTTCACCATCAAAACTATGTCGTAATCATCTATTAGGTGAACATAGAGAGCTTCATGCTATGTGGGTTGTTATAACTGAAAATAAGAAAGGATATTCTTTACATCCTGAAACTTTGCGATGGAATGGCAAACTCAAAGCAATGTATCTTAGGCATGATGAATTGGTTTCTGAAATGACAAAACGTGGTTATAATCACAAAAGTCCTCTTGATAAGAAAAAAGCTACTGGAATTTCTGTACAAAATGATTATGTTGATTCAGTAAAGGAACAAATTCATATTTTAAAGAAAAAAGGTTGTTCATGTAATATTTGA
- a CDS encoding AsnC family transcriptional regulator, with product MPFQPDDIDIAIIESLIKDGRKSFRQISREIKVSTPTVQARYERLVNVGLIKSISPIIDLGMLEDKTEKHFENIKTKSTKKQDVKITKNMILKMTCDLCKGPISDKPHVLKIANFERFFCCTSCRSLYKEKYKGRIETLNQK from the coding sequence ATGCCATTTCAGCCGGATGATATTGATATTGCAATAATTGAATCACTGATAAAAGATGGAAGAAAATCATTTCGACAGATATCAAGAGAGATCAAAGTAAGTACGCCTACTGTTCAAGCAAGATATGAAAGACTGGTAAATGTCGGATTGATAAAATCTATCTCACCGATAATTGATCTTGGAATGCTTGAAGACAAGACTGAAAAACATTTTGAGAACATAAAGACAAAATCAACAAAAAAACAGGATGTAAAAATAACAAAAAACATGATTTTAAAAATGACATGCGATTTGTGCAAGGGTCCAATTTCTGACAAACCACATGTTCTTAAAATTGCAAATTTTGAGAGATTTTTTTGTTGTACATCTTGTAGATCTTTGTACAAAGAAAAATACAAAGGGAGAATAGAAACACTAAATCAAAAATAG
- a CDS encoding cytochrome c biogenesis CcdA family protein, with protein MSNQITIKKSLILTLFILFSLIFVGGVFAATNEIAIGAGNEISYPSWLVIAYLAGLSMIILPCTLPLVFIIIPLSMGKGAKKGLGMAMLFGTGLTITIAFYGFGIGALGQTADLDRISVFMFLIAGIAAFLFGLSQLKLFELKLPTYSGTPNFIQKRGDYSKSFFMGLLLGNAGVGCPNPMFYWLLIYIAATGNMEIGASLGAVHGVGRAIPLILLSVLAIIGVNATKGITTNKITIEKLTGWMLIVLGAFLIINGIPGGHEWYETTFVHIAWNNFVTTLSLPPEFHIGQHTHHYDIQMPQEFAPILFVALLVFPIVWYFTRKKEVTS; from the coding sequence ATGTCAAATCAAATCACAATAAAAAAATCTCTTATTCTTACTTTGTTTATCTTATTTTCACTAATTTTTGTTGGAGGCGTATTTGCAGCTACAAATGAAATTGCAATTGGTGCTGGAAATGAAATATCTTATCCTTCATGGCTAGTGATTGCTTACCTAGCTGGTCTATCAATGATAATTCTACCTTGTACACTTCCGCTAGTATTCATAATTATCCCTCTTAGTATGGGTAAAGGTGCAAAAAAGGGACTTGGTATGGCCATGTTGTTTGGCACAGGTCTTACAATTACAATTGCATTTTATGGATTTGGAATTGGTGCACTTGGGCAAACAGCAGATTTAGATCGTATTTCAGTTTTTATGTTTTTAATTGCTGGTATTGCAGCATTTCTTTTTGGTTTGTCACAGCTAAAGTTATTTGAATTAAAACTACCTACATACTCTGGTACCCCAAACTTTATTCAAAAACGAGGAGATTATTCAAAATCATTTTTCATGGGATTGTTATTGGGTAATGCTGGTGTTGGTTGTCCAAATCCTATGTTTTATTGGCTGTTAATTTACATCGCGGCAACTGGTAATATGGAGATAGGTGCAAGTCTGGGTGCAGTACATGGAGTAGGAAGAGCAATCCCGTTAATTCTTTTATCTGTATTGGCAATCATTGGTGTAAATGCTACAAAAGGAATTACTACAAACAAAATTACAATTGAAAAACTTACTGGATGGATGTTGATCGTACTTGGAGCATTTTTAATAATTAATGGCATACCTGGCGGTCATGAGTGGTATGAAACAACATTTGTACACATTGCATGGAATAATTTTGTTACAACGCTGTCTCTTCCTCCAGAATTTCATATTGGCCAGCATACTCATCACTATGATATTCAAATGCCACAAGAATTTGCACCTATCTTATTTGTTGCATTACTTGTATTTCCAATCGTATGGTATTTTACTCGAAAAAAGGAAGTAACATCATGA
- a CDS encoding YHS domain-containing protein, translated as MKDPVCGMDVGEKGDLLEHEGKQYRFCCASCKWAFEQNPEQFIKS; from the coding sequence ATGAAAGATCCTGTTTGTGGAATGGATGTTGGAGAAAAAGGTGATTTGTTAGAACATGAAGGAAAACAATATCGATTTTGTTGCGCTAGTTGTAAATGGGCTTTTGAGCAGAATCCTGAACAATTCATAAAATCATGA
- a CDS encoding thioredoxin family protein, whose product MTVLVLTTPGCSNCNVLEKMLDKLGIKYDLIDVTEKPEYLKKYPIFTAPGLVINGKLEFTGIPKKEDLEKKFS is encoded by the coding sequence ATGACTGTACTAGTTCTCACCACACCTGGATGCTCTAATTGTAATGTTTTGGAAAAAATGTTAGATAAACTAGGCATAAAATATGATCTTATTGATGTGACTGAAAAACCAGAATATTTGAAAAAATACCCGATATTTACAGCGCCTGGTTTAGTGATTAATGGAAAACTAGAGTTTACTGGTATCCCCAAAAAAGAAGATTTGGAAAAGAAATTCTCTTAA